The genomic region TTCGAGGAACCGGAACTGTCGCTCCATACGGCCGTGATAAGGAACCTTCCAAGGCTAATTTGGAGAATCCAGGAAAAGGAAAACAGTCAGGTCATAATAAGCACTCATAGTATAGAACTTCTTTCAGATGAGGGAATAGAAGGCGAAGAGGTGCTTGTTTTAATCCCGGGAGAAAAGGGAACGGCGATTAAACCTGCATCTTCTATTGAAAATGTTCGCCTACTGATGGAGGGGGGAATGAGCGTCGTCGATGCGGTTATCCCTATCACAGAACCTAAAGATATAAATCAATTGGACCTTTTTGATGTGTGATCAAATTTTTATCTATATCGCCGTTGAAGGTCAACTTGATGAAGCTGTCTTGAGAACTCTTTTGAATAAAATTGGTCGCTTTTCAGTTATTAGCTGTTATGGTAAACAAGGTAAAGGCTATTTAAAATCTAGAATAAATGGATTTAATAATGCCGCCAGGGGTACACCCTACCTCATCCTTACAGATCTTGATTCGAAGGAATGTGCCCCTAAATTGATTGAAGATTGGCTTGGAACACAAAAACATGAAAATTTAATTTTGCGTGTGGCCGTAAGAGAGATTGAGGCATGGCTTTTAGCCCACAGGTCCGCCTTTGCGGATTTTCTCGGAATCAGTGTTGACAGGATTCCAATTGAACCGGACAATCTTGACAAACCAAAAATAGAGCTGATTAACATATCGAGGAAATCTCGAATAAATGAAATTCGTAGAGCAATTGTTCCTCGTGAGGGAAGCGCCAACCAAACAGGCCCCAATTATACCAGCGCATTAGCACACTTTGTTTATAAAAACTGGGACGCTTTTGAGGCCGCCAAAAACTCTCCGAGCCTGAAGAGAACGATTGATTCTTTGAAAACTTTTCGTCCTGCCTTCAATTAAATTCAACTAAATTCCTATTTCTTCCTCTTCTTCCCCTTCTTTCTCCCCGGGATGTAGACTTTCTTCACCCAGCTTTCGATCTCGGCCATAGCATCATTGAGATCGACCCTGCTCCTCCAGTTGAGCTCCGCCTTTGCCCTGGAGTTGTCCACGTCGAGGTTTTTGCCCATGACGCCAGCGGCGAGCCTCGTCATGGTCGGCCGGATACCGAGGGGTGTTAGGAGGGCTTCCATCATGTGTCCAAGCCTCCAGGCAAGCTTGAAGGGGATATTGCCCCTCGGCTTCTTACCGATCAATGAGCCGAGCTTCTCGACGTATTTTCCCCAGGTGATGTCGTAGTCGTCCCTGAAGTGGTACGTCCGATTGTCTGCCTTATCACTCTCTGCGGCCAAGATCGCCCCGTCGACGAGGTTGGTCACGTAGACGAAGGCCCCCGGCTCCCTCCCGCCGTTTATCAACGGCAGCGGCCCCCGGTAAAATGCGTCGAGGATGTCGCTTACCCAAACGCTTCCCGGCCCGAAGACGTTTGCGGGGCGAACGATGGAATAGGAAATATTGTATTGGTCACAGAAATCGCGCACGAGGTCTTCCGCCTCGATCTTGGTGTCGCTGTAGGGTATTCCCAGCCTCACGCGCTCGGCGTCCTCGTCAAGCCCACCGACGTCCCTTCCGCACCCCAAAGCCGCCACCGATGAAAAATAGACGAAGCGCTTTATATTCCCTTTAAGCTTTTCGTCCAGCGCTTCATAAAGGAGGTTTTCCGTCCCCCCAACCATCACGCCCCTGAAGGCCGTCATCGCCCCCCAGTCCAAGACCCTCGTCGCAAGGTGAAAGACGATATCCACCCCGTCGCATATCCCCTTCAAACTCTCCGCCTTCGTGAGGTCTCCCCGGAAGACCTCGGCACCCAGCTTCTCCGCCTCGGCGGCGTCCTCGTCGGATAGAAAGAGGCCCCTAATCTCGTATTTCTTCTTCCTTAACGCATCCAGCAAAAACGATCCTATAAATCCGCCGGCGCCGGTAATCAGTGCTCTCATAACAATTTCCTTAAATGTGTTACATCACTATCGATTGAGTTTATTGATTTATTCCATTTTCGAAATAATCTCAAGAACTTTTTTTAAAATTTTTTGGCTTTACCTTGTAAAATGCCTCCTGCGCCACTCGAAGAGGGCCGCCACGAGAGAGGCCGTCGCATTGATCGACTCTACCCCCTTTACCATGGGGATGGAGAGGGCACGCACGCCCCCCGACCTCCTCAGGTTTTCGGGAAGACCCGGGCCCTCCAGCCCCACAACGAGCCCCATGTTGAAGGGCAAGACCGCCCTTGCGATACTCTCTCCCCCCGGGTCGAGGGAGTAGAGGGGCGCGCCACAGACTTTGAGCTCCTCGATCTTCGGCCCGCTGAAGAGGGGTGCTCTAAATATCGCCGTTCCGGCGGCCCTGATGCTCTTTACATGGTAGGGATTCGACGCGCCTTCCAAGAGGACTATTCGTTTCACCCCGAAGGCAACCGCCGTTCGGACGGCGCCGCCTACATTCGCCGGGTCCTGGAACGGTATGAAAATCGTGATGCCGGACGGCCACTCGGCGTCGTTTTCGTCGCGCCACTCAGGGATCTCCCTTACCTTTATTATCAAAAGGGGTGAGCCGGTTCCGAAGGAATCAATCTCGTTGAAGAGCGGCTTCGAGAGGCGGTATCTCACCATATCTTCGATATCCTCCGGCATGTTTTCAAGGTCGCGTTCGTGAGATAATATTATCCCCTCGATCTCCTCGGGGAAGGTCTTCAGCGCCTCC from Candidatus Zymogenus saltonus harbors:
- a CDS encoding DUF4276 family protein, which translates into the protein MCDQIFIYIAVEGQLDEAVLRTLLNKIGRFSVISCYGKQGKGYLKSRINGFNNAARGTPYLILTDLDSKECAPKLIEDWLGTQKHENLILRVAVREIEAWLLAHRSAFADFLGISVDRIPIEPDNLDKPKIELINISRKSRINEIRRAIVPREGSANQTGPNYTSALAHFVYKNWDAFEAAKNSPSLKRTIDSLKTFRPAFN
- a CDS encoding NAD-dependent epimerase/dehydratase family protein; the encoded protein is MRALITGAGGFIGSFLLDALRKKKYEIRGLFLSDEDAAEAEKLGAEVFRGDLTKAESLKGICDGVDIVFHLATRVLDWGAMTAFRGVMVGGTENLLYEALDEKLKGNIKRFVYFSSVAALGCGRDVGGLDEDAERVRLGIPYSDTKIEAEDLVRDFCDQYNISYSIVRPANVFGPGSVWVSDILDAFYRGPLPLINGGREPGAFVYVTNLVDGAILAAESDKADNRTYHFRDDYDITWGKYVEKLGSLIGKKPRGNIPFKLAWRLGHMMEALLTPLGIRPTMTRLAAGVMGKNLDVDNSRAKAELNWRSRVDLNDAMAEIESWVKKVYIPGRKKGKKRKK